A window of the Natronomonas salina genome harbors these coding sequences:
- a CDS encoding universal stress protein, with protein MHVLVPVDGSDPSVAALAHAFEQFGDDDITALYVMDPVDGATTWGPGSAGDWLSSAEEGAETVLGDAEERAVAAGVDIVTDSVVGRPARAIVQYAEDEGVDHVVIGSHGRDGISRVLLGSVAETVIRRSPVPVTVVRDRD; from the coding sequence ATGCACGTCCTCGTGCCGGTCGACGGCTCCGATCCGTCCGTGGCGGCGCTGGCCCACGCCTTCGAGCAGTTCGGCGACGACGACATCACGGCGCTGTACGTGATGGACCCCGTCGACGGGGCGACCACGTGGGGGCCCGGAAGCGCCGGCGACTGGCTCTCGAGCGCCGAAGAGGGAGCCGAGACCGTGCTCGGCGACGCGGAGGAACGGGCGGTCGCTGCAGGCGTCGACATCGTCACGGACTCGGTGGTCGGCCGGCCCGCCCGCGCCATCGTCCAGTACGCCGAGGACGAGGGCGTCGACCACGTCGTCATCGGGAGTCACGGCCGCGACGGCATCAGCCGCGTCCTCCTCGGGAGCGTCGCCGAGACGGTCATCCGGCGATCGCCGGTGCCCGTGACGGTCGTCCGGGACCGGGACTGA
- a CDS encoding DUF5789 family protein: MSDNGEEEEDEPVVELGEGDEVEGAPVSRVTSRLFFPIEKSEVVRREGGTTLRTPDGPQSVKDVLGSSDEVYFETSQDFVGTVRSVVGTGPVPTTGDGGSSGSSSAGDAAADEDADDGEFEFDDEA, from the coding sequence ATGAGCGACAACGGCGAGGAGGAGGAAGACGAGCCGGTCGTCGAACTCGGCGAGGGCGACGAGGTCGAGGGCGCGCCGGTCTCCCGGGTGACCTCGCGGCTGTTCTTCCCGATCGAGAAGAGCGAGGTCGTCCGCCGGGAGGGCGGGACGACCCTCAGGACGCCGGACGGCCCCCAGTCGGTCAAGGACGTCCTCGGTAGCAGCGACGAGGTCTACTTCGAGACCAGCCAGGACTTCGTCGGCACCGTCCGGTCGGTCGTCGGCACCGGCCCCGTCCCGACGACGGGCGACGGCGGGTCGAGCGGTTCGAGCAGCGCCGGCGACGCCGCCGCGGACGAGGACGCCGACGACGGCGAGTTCGAGTTCGACGACGAGGCGTAG
- a CDS encoding universal stress protein: protein MYDTILVATDGSEDSAAATDHAMALAAPTGARVHAVAVVETRTAYDNAIVDPDEVRENLRADAREAVDAVARVAESAGVDCETTVDEGPPPERLLEQVEESGADVVVLGATGRSGFKRLVLGSTTEQLLSQSPVPVVVVGRGNESSRGA from the coding sequence ATGTACGACACCATCCTGGTGGCCACCGACGGCAGCGAGGACTCGGCGGCGGCCACCGACCACGCGATGGCGCTGGCGGCCCCGACCGGGGCGCGGGTCCACGCGGTCGCCGTCGTGGAGACGCGGACGGCCTACGACAACGCCATCGTCGACCCCGACGAGGTCCGGGAGAACCTCCGGGCGGACGCCAGGGAGGCCGTGGACGCGGTCGCCCGCGTCGCCGAGTCGGCCGGCGTCGACTGCGAGACGACGGTCGACGAGGGGCCGCCGCCGGAGCGGCTGCTGGAACAGGTCGAGGAGAGCGGCGCCGACGTCGTCGTCCTCGGGGCGACCGGTCGGTCGGGGTTCAAGCGGCTCGTCCTCGGCAGCACCACCGAGCAGTTGCTCTCGCAGTCGCCGGTGCCGGTCGTGGTGGTCGGCCGCGGGAACGAGTCTAGTCGGGGTGCCTGA
- a CDS encoding enoyl-CoA hydratase/isomerase family protein — MESVGTGLAGIDRDGPRADVYLSRPEKRNAMTEDLMRDLTEAFETVSADEDVRAVALLGEGPVFCAGMDLHMMRNRVEEDSEIDRDVFPGLLEAIETARQPVVAGIKTAAPAGAFELTLPCDFRVIGSDATYGVIEVKLGTFPHGGATQRLPRLVGLSKAKELVLTGEFIDPEEALDCGLVHEVCDPDEVDDRARAFADRLCENAPLGLRNAKQALNTALETPLQQGLEYERSLGRELDDTRDYREGFEARIEERDPEFRGE; from the coding sequence ATGGAATCAGTTGGCACGGGACTGGCCGGCATCGACCGCGACGGCCCGCGGGCGGACGTCTACCTCTCGCGCCCCGAGAAGCGCAACGCGATGACCGAGGACCTGATGCGGGACCTCACGGAGGCCTTCGAGACCGTCAGCGCGGACGAGGACGTCCGCGCGGTGGCGCTGCTCGGCGAGGGGCCCGTCTTCTGTGCGGGGATGGACCTCCACATGATGCGGAACCGCGTCGAGGAGGACTCCGAGATCGACCGCGACGTCTTCCCCGGACTGCTCGAGGCCATCGAGACCGCCCGACAGCCGGTCGTCGCGGGCATCAAGACCGCCGCCCCCGCCGGCGCCTTCGAGCTGACGCTGCCCTGCGACTTCCGGGTCATCGGCAGCGACGCGACCTACGGCGTCATCGAGGTGAAGCTGGGGACGTTCCCCCACGGCGGCGCGACCCAGCGGCTCCCGCGGCTCGTCGGCCTCTCGAAGGCCAAGGAGCTGGTCCTCACCGGCGAGTTCATCGACCCCGAGGAGGCGCTGGACTGCGGGCTCGTCCACGAGGTCTGCGACCCCGACGAGGTCGACGACCGGGCGCGGGCGTTCGCCGACCGCCTCTGCGAGAACGCGCCGCTCGGCCTCCGGAACGCCAAGCAGGCGCTGAACACGGCCCTCGAGACGCCGCTGCAGCAGGGTCTCGAGTACGAGCGGTCGCTCGGTCGCGAACTGGACGACACCCGCGACTACCGCGAGGGCTTCGAGGCCCGCATCGAGGAGCGCGACCCGGAGTTCCGCGGGGAGTGA
- a CDS encoding pyridoxamine 5'-phosphate oxidase family protein, translated as MEIVENSLGPSLEAFLSRPLFGHLATRAPEGPRESPVWYLWEDEAAWILGDAATDTFPSRIEREPACALGVVDFDAERGLVQHVGIRGAGSVEPFDPTLAERLLARYLGPDREDWDPRFSEYVAQPTDTALLVRVEPETVVARDQSYAPAPVR; from the coding sequence ATGGAGATCGTCGAGAACAGCCTCGGGCCCAGCCTCGAGGCGTTCCTCTCGCGGCCGCTGTTCGGCCACCTGGCGACGCGGGCCCCCGAGGGACCCCGGGAGTCGCCGGTCTGGTACCTCTGGGAGGACGAGGCGGCCTGGATCCTCGGGGACGCCGCGACGGACACGTTCCCGTCCCGCATCGAACGCGAACCGGCCTGCGCGCTCGGCGTCGTCGACTTCGACGCCGAGCGCGGCCTCGTCCAGCACGTCGGCATCCGCGGGGCGGGCAGCGTCGAGCCCTTCGACCCGACGCTGGCCGAGCGCCTGCTGGCGCGCTACCTCGGGCCCGACCGCGAGGACTGGGACCCGCGGTTCTCGGAGTACGTCGCCCAGCCGACCGACACCGCGCTGCTGGTCCGCGTCGAACCGGAGACGGTCGTCGCCCGCGACCAGTCGTACGCGCCGGCGCCGGTCCGCTAG
- a CDS encoding bifunctional nuclease family protein — translation MTHEADVRGLGISVDEGGDEGAPVVVLNARDEAVPIFISADQAKSISHALESRPFERPLTHDLFVEMLTEFGGAIDRVRIDGLSENTFLAKIDAERYADGEREKVVFDARPSDAIAVALRVDCPILVSDDVLDEAGQPPDAFDLE, via the coding sequence ATGACACACGAGGCGGACGTCCGCGGTCTCGGGATCAGCGTCGACGAAGGTGGCGACGAGGGCGCCCCAGTCGTCGTCCTCAACGCCCGCGACGAGGCGGTCCCCATCTTCATCAGCGCCGACCAGGCGAAGTCCATCTCCCACGCGCTCGAGAGCCGCCCCTTCGAGCGGCCGCTGACCCACGACCTGTTCGTCGAGATGCTCACGGAGTTCGGCGGCGCCATCGACCGCGTCCGCATCGACGGCCTCTCGGAGAACACGTTCCTCGCGAAGATCGACGCGGAGCGCTACGCCGACGGCGAGCGCGAGAAGGTCGTCTTCGACGCCCGGCCCAGCGACGCCATCGCCGTCGCCCTCCGGGTGGACTGCCCCATCCTCGTCAGCGACGACGTCCTCGACGAGGCCGGCCAGCCGCCGGACGCCTTCGACCTCGAGTGA
- a CDS encoding S1C family serine protease, with product MEDPTRRRFLAAATGLAAGLAGCPTGFQESAEPVSRSSAPANRTGRYTEVYEGTVGSVTYVGDARGGGSGFVYEDYVVTNQHVVADADSLDVRFADGEWREAAVNASDVYADLAVLATDVPDDAPPLSFVDSVPPVGTEVLALGSPFGLESSVSTGIISGKNRSLPGPTGYSIPNTVQTDAGLDPGNSGGPLVTMDGEVTGIAVAGAGTSVGFAVSPLLAQRVLPELIQTGSYDHPYLGISLLPVTPTLAEANDLEAARGIFVLELRDDGPEGQTLRGADGETVVDGQRVPTGGDVLVELAGNRIDSNADLGTTLALELSPGQRVDAVVIRDGERQEVTVPIGARPDPEA from the coding sequence ATGGAAGACCCGACCCGACGTCGATTCCTCGCGGCTGCGACCGGCCTGGCTGCCGGCCTCGCGGGCTGTCCGACCGGGTTCCAGGAGTCGGCGGAACCGGTCTCGAGGTCGTCCGCCCCGGCGAACCGGACCGGTCGGTACACCGAGGTGTACGAGGGGACCGTCGGTTCGGTCACCTACGTCGGCGACGCCCGCGGCGGCGGCTCCGGGTTCGTCTACGAGGACTACGTCGTCACGAACCAGCACGTCGTCGCCGACGCGGACTCCCTGGACGTCAGGTTCGCCGACGGCGAGTGGCGCGAGGCGGCGGTCAACGCCAGCGACGTCTACGCCGACCTCGCGGTGCTGGCGACGGACGTCCCGGACGACGCGCCGCCGCTGTCGTTCGTCGACAGCGTCCCGCCGGTCGGGACGGAGGTGCTGGCGCTCGGCAGCCCCTTCGGCCTGGAGTCGTCGGTGTCGACCGGCATCATCAGCGGGAAGAACCGGTCGTTGCCGGGACCCACCGGATACTCTATCCCGAACACGGTCCAGACCGACGCCGGGCTCGACCCCGGCAACAGCGGCGGTCCGCTGGTCACCATGGACGGCGAGGTGACCGGCATCGCGGTCGCCGGCGCGGGGACGAGCGTCGGCTTCGCCGTCTCGCCGCTGCTGGCCCAGCGGGTGCTTCCGGAGCTGATCCAGACGGGGAGCTACGACCACCCGTACCTCGGGATCAGCCTGCTCCCGGTGACGCCGACGCTCGCCGAGGCGAACGACCTCGAGGCAGCCCGCGGCATCTTCGTCCTCGAGTTGCGCGACGACGGCCCCGAGGGCCAGACGCTGCGCGGCGCCGACGGCGAGACGGTCGTCGACGGCCAGCGCGTCCCCACGGGCGGCGACGTGCTGGTCGAGCTCGCGGGCAACCGCATCGACTCGAACGCCGACCTGGGGACGACGCTGGCCCTTGAGCTCTCGCCGGGCCAGCGCGTCGACGCGGTCGTGATCCGCGACGGCGAGCGCCAGGAGGTCACGGTCCCCATCGGCGCCAGGCCCGACCCGGAGGCGTAG
- a CDS encoding DUF2062 domain-containing protein, which produces MLRRRARRILAKTRREIHDALQETHTPRQVAASFALGIFITALPTLGTGVLLFFLIAYLFENASRIALFASVIVLNPVVKWGVYGASFWLGSEILGPVSGISVTEISLSAGPQIVSRLLVGNFILAVVFTVIAYFLGYRLTVEYRRRSGEVGFLERNFERLVRRLPGGVDPAAAAAPDATADSEAATDGGQTDPANAERPRD; this is translated from the coding sequence ATGCTCCGCAGGCGCGCGCGACGAATCCTCGCGAAGACCCGGCGAGAGATACACGACGCGCTCCAGGAGACCCACACCCCCAGACAGGTCGCCGCGAGCTTCGCCCTCGGCATCTTCATCACCGCGCTGCCGACGCTCGGCACCGGCGTCCTGCTGTTCTTCCTCATCGCCTACCTCTTCGAGAACGCCTCCCGCATCGCGCTGTTCGCCTCGGTCATCGTCCTCAACCCGGTCGTGAAGTGGGGCGTCTACGGCGCGAGCTTCTGGCTCGGCAGCGAGATCCTCGGGCCCGTCTCCGGCATCAGCGTCACCGAGATCTCGCTGTCGGCCGGCCCGCAGATCGTCAGCCGCCTCCTGGTCGGCAACTTCATTTTGGCGGTCGTCTTCACCGTCATCGCCTACTTCCTGGGCTACCGGCTGACCGTCGAGTACCGCCGACGCTCCGGCGAGGTCGGCTTCCTCGAGCGCAACTTCGAGCGGCTCGTCCGGCGGCTCCCCGGCGGCGTCGACCCCGCCGCTGCGGCGGCCCCGGATGCGACCGCCGACAGCGAGGCCGCCACCGACGGCGGCCAGACCGACCCCGCGAACGCCGAGCGACCCCGGGACTGA
- a CDS encoding DUF2339 domain-containing protein: MSDDADLREAVRRLESEVDALHRRLDALEEATDREPTDRPSDPVASEAETGPSTDAPPPTDAEAARPTGPPGDESTATPESTAGGWTQVGDTQESGRDWELAVGVRWLGLLGALALVVGVVFFVRLAIERGMLGPLGRVAAGTVGGLALLAVGRYAATRRGYVRWGRIASGAGLAVAYFSIYAAYGFASYREAIGTPLWAALAAMTLLVGATAAVSIRDRAPLVAGEAFLFGYVTAYLSTEATTLVLTPTYALLLAGGLVAIAAVRSWSGLVVASVFATYAVVGFWLLDLDPPSWGVAVVTGATFLLYLAGSYALRRYDRFDDPLFRGGLVALTVSNGLFAALLLEISLLGLFAEPLVEGAGTVLVGLALAVFYALTDRPSVLHRHAGVPGRRDGTAAATSVVLLAVGLGQALGPFWTTVAGLAVVCLAVGLSAVDDAPAFRTGAHVVAVGVAGKILVFDAGDLAGFDAAEPLAALTGRPVAFALGVAVFYGLARWFAVREGSLHDAERSRKITVSAPYAAAATVIAVVGLGLELSGVGISVAWALFGVALLAVGLAGDRRGVRLLGVGVLGLATAKVFLFDTRGLDTVARTLSFLVLGAVLLAASYGYARTRADVDLGIDLPGGK; this comes from the coding sequence ATGAGCGACGACGCGGACCTCCGCGAGGCGGTGCGGCGCCTCGAATCGGAGGTCGACGCCCTCCACCGTCGCCTCGACGCGCTCGAGGAAGCGACCGACCGCGAACCGACCGACCGGCCCTCGGACCCCGTCGCCAGCGAAGCCGAGACCGGACCGTCGACGGATGCCCCGCCGCCGACGGATGCCGAGGCGGCTCGACCGACGGGGCCCCCTGGAGACGAATCGACGGCGACGCCCGAATCGACCGCGGGGGGCTGGACCCAGGTGGGCGATACCCAGGAGAGCGGTCGCGACTGGGAGCTGGCCGTCGGCGTCAGGTGGCTCGGACTCCTCGGCGCGCTCGCGCTCGTCGTCGGCGTCGTCTTCTTCGTCCGGCTGGCCATCGAGCGGGGGATGCTCGGCCCGCTCGGTCGCGTCGCCGCGGGGACGGTCGGCGGACTCGCGTTGCTCGCGGTCGGGCGGTACGCCGCGACCCGACGCGGGTACGTCCGCTGGGGCCGCATCGCGTCGGGCGCCGGCCTCGCGGTCGCGTACTTCAGCATCTACGCCGCCTACGGCTTCGCGAGCTACCGGGAGGCCATCGGAACCCCGCTGTGGGCGGCGCTGGCCGCGATGACGTTGCTGGTCGGCGCGACCGCCGCCGTCTCCATCCGCGACCGGGCGCCGCTGGTCGCCGGCGAGGCGTTCCTCTTCGGCTACGTCACCGCCTACCTGAGCACCGAGGCGACCACGCTGGTGCTGACGCCGACGTACGCGCTGCTGCTGGCGGGCGGACTGGTCGCCATCGCCGCCGTCCGGTCCTGGAGCGGCCTGGTGGTTGCCAGCGTGTTCGCGACCTACGCCGTCGTCGGATTCTGGCTGCTCGACCTCGACCCGCCGTCGTGGGGCGTCGCCGTCGTCACCGGCGCGACGTTCCTGCTGTACCTCGCGGGCAGCTACGCACTCCGGCGGTACGACCGGTTCGACGACCCGCTGTTCCGGGGCGGTCTGGTCGCGCTCACCGTCTCGAACGGCCTCTTTGCGGCGCTCCTCCTCGAGATATCGCTCCTCGGACTGTTCGCGGAGCCGCTCGTCGAGGGCGCGGGGACGGTCCTCGTCGGCCTCGCGCTGGCGGTGTTCTACGCCCTCACGGATCGCCCGTCGGTCCTCCACCGCCACGCTGGCGTACCGGGCAGGCGCGACGGGACCGCCGCGGCGACGTCGGTCGTGCTGCTGGCGGTCGGCCTCGGGCAGGCCCTGGGGCCGTTCTGGACGACGGTCGCCGGCCTCGCGGTCGTCTGCCTCGCCGTCGGTCTCTCGGCGGTCGACGACGCGCCCGCCTTCCGCACCGGCGCCCACGTCGTCGCCGTCGGCGTCGCGGGCAAGATTCTCGTCTTCGACGCCGGCGACCTGGCCGGGTTCGACGCCGCCGAGCCGCTCGCGGCGTTGACCGGCCGTCCCGTCGCCTTCGCGCTCGGCGTCGCCGTGTTCTACGGCCTCGCCCGGTGGTTCGCGGTCCGCGAGGGCTCGCTGCACGACGCCGAGCGGAGCCGGAAGATCACCGTGAGCGCGCCGTACGCCGCCGCGGCGACGGTGATCGCGGTCGTCGGACTCGGCCTGGAGCTCTCCGGGGTCGGCATCTCGGTCGCGTGGGCGCTGTTCGGCGTCGCGCTGCTGGCCGTCGGCCTCGCCGGCGACCGCCGCGGCGTCCGCCTGCTCGGCGTCGGCGTCCTCGGACTGGCGACCGCCAAGGTGTTCCTCTTCGACACCCGGGGACTCGACACCGTCGCGCGGACGCTGTCGTTCCTCGTGCTGGGGGCCGTCCTGCTGGCCGCGTCGTACGGCTACGCCCGAACGCGGGCGGACGTCGACCTGGGGATAGACCTCCCGGGCGGGAAGTGA
- a CDS encoding metal-dependent hydrolase encodes MYGPGHVGAALFCYAPVAAALTRSGEPALALFGTGVAVALSTLPDADQFEVVPADHRGPTHTVWFVLGVAAVLAASGALVGLLAGRPAALATTAGSAALVSLASHLLADVITPMGIRPFAPLSGWHHSFDLTPAKNPRANAALLGLGTLFALGCQIAVWP; translated from the coding sequence GTGTACGGCCCCGGACACGTCGGCGCGGCGCTGTTCTGCTACGCGCCGGTCGCGGCGGCGCTGACCCGCAGCGGCGAGCCGGCGCTGGCGCTCTTCGGCACCGGGGTCGCCGTCGCGCTCTCGACGCTCCCCGACGCCGACCAGTTCGAGGTCGTCCCGGCCGACCACCGCGGGCCGACCCACACCGTCTGGTTCGTCCTCGGAGTGGCGGCGGTCCTGGCGGCCAGCGGCGCGCTCGTCGGACTCCTCGCCGGTCGGCCCGCGGCGCTGGCGACCACCGCCGGCAGCGCGGCCCTCGTCTCGCTGGCCTCGCACCTGCTGGCCGACGTCATCACGCCGATGGGCATCCGGCCGTTCGCGCCGCTCTCGGGGTGGCACCACAGCTTCGACCTGACGCCGGCGAAGAACCCCCGGGCCAACGCGGCGCTGCTGGGGCTGGGGACGCTGTTCGCGCTCGGCTGCCAGATTGCGGTCTGGCCGTAG
- a CDS encoding MATE family efflux transporter codes for MSRYPNPFRLAILAIGLALARAGLITESRARRTTDLAWPRIVTGLARMSKNAVDVAMVGVAVGSAAIAGVGIAGPFWGLAFSIGGGVAGGTIALVSQRFGADAHEDLGLAVRSSVFLVVAASLPVAAVFWTFSTELIGLLSSDPEVVRLGGDYLQVVGLGVPFAGLNLVGSRVLVGSDDAYTAMVLRAGGAVANVGINALLIFGLGIGVVGAAMGTVLSNVVVTAAFAIGLTAGRFPGAGAFPVTVDPFGDYVDPGTISDLVAIGLPVMGRNLAWTVAEFPMFAILDVFGQDVVSAFVIARRVWGLMNTPGWGFGLASSSLVGQELGTGDEATAEAFGREIIRFSVAVYLVFGAIVFVFADPIVTLFVDDPTAPEIPLAVDLVRVACAAIVFQGVSGGAAGPLDAAGDTRWPFVSQAVGMFGCSIPLTFLGATTPLGIYGLYLAFLAETSVPAALNYYRFDSGKWKRVSRAYRPEAGVADD; via the coding sequence GTGTCCCGGTATCCGAACCCCTTCCGGCTGGCCATCCTCGCGATCGGCCTCGCCCTGGCGCGGGCGGGCCTGATCACCGAGTCGCGGGCCCGCCGGACGACGGACCTGGCGTGGCCGCGCATCGTCACCGGCCTCGCCCGGATGTCGAAGAACGCCGTCGACGTGGCGATGGTCGGGGTCGCCGTCGGTTCGGCGGCCATCGCGGGGGTCGGCATCGCCGGGCCGTTCTGGGGGCTCGCCTTCTCCATCGGCGGCGGCGTCGCCGGCGGGACCATCGCGCTCGTCAGCCAGCGGTTCGGCGCCGACGCCCACGAGGACCTGGGGCTGGCGGTCCGCTCCAGCGTCTTCCTCGTCGTCGCCGCCAGCCTCCCGGTCGCCGCCGTCTTCTGGACGTTCTCGACCGAACTCATCGGCCTGCTGAGCAGCGACCCCGAGGTGGTCCGCCTCGGGGGCGACTACCTGCAGGTGGTCGGCCTCGGCGTCCCGTTCGCGGGCCTGAACCTCGTCGGCAGCCGCGTCCTCGTCGGCTCCGACGACGCCTACACGGCGATGGTGCTGCGGGCGGGCGGCGCGGTCGCCAACGTCGGCATCAACGCCCTCCTCATCTTCGGGCTCGGGATTGGCGTCGTCGGCGCCGCGATGGGGACCGTCCTCTCGAACGTCGTCGTCACGGCGGCCTTCGCCATCGGTCTCACCGCCGGGCGGTTCCCGGGGGCGGGCGCCTTCCCCGTCACCGTCGACCCGTTCGGTGACTACGTCGACCCCGGGACGATCTCCGACCTGGTCGCCATCGGCCTGCCGGTGATGGGCCGGAACCTCGCCTGGACCGTCGCCGAGTTCCCCATGTTCGCCATCCTCGACGTCTTCGGCCAGGACGTCGTCTCGGCGTTCGTCATCGCCCGCCGCGTCTGGGGGCTGATGAACACCCCCGGCTGGGGGTTCGGCCTCGCCTCCTCGAGCCTCGTCGGCCAGGAACTCGGCACCGGCGACGAGGCGACCGCCGAGGCCTTCGGCCGCGAGATCATCCGCTTCTCCGTGGCCGTCTACCTCGTCTTCGGCGCGATCGTCTTCGTCTTCGCCGACCCCATCGTGACGCTGTTCGTCGACGACCCGACCGCCCCGGAGATCCCGCTGGCCGTCGACCTCGTCCGGGTCGCCTGCGCGGCCATCGTCTTCCAGGGGGTCTCCGGCGGCGCGGCCGGCCCGCTCGACGCCGCCGGGGACACCCGGTGGCCGTTCGTCAGCCAGGCCGTCGGCATGTTCGGCTGCTCCATCCCCCTCACCTTCCTCGGGGCGACGACGCCGCTCGGCATCTACGGGCTCTACCTGGCGTTCCTCGCGGAGACGTCGGTACCGGCGGCGCTCAACTACTACCGGTTCGACAGCGGGAAGTGGAAGCGCGTGAGCCGGGCGTACCGCCCCGAGGCCGGCGTCGCCGACGACTGA
- a CDS encoding universal stress protein, whose translation MTLLVPYDGSELSEAALQRATQFGEAFDQEVVVLVVVPTDEDYVRERGLVDEGEEYDSELFALELRDEAEKIAPDATFRSERATDPEDEPYASTTMNIVRTIRQVAGELDAEIVFLGSENAASVSQPLSSIGAPVSNDPRYDVHIVRHPD comes from the coding sequence ATGACGCTGCTCGTCCCGTACGACGGTTCGGAGCTCTCGGAAGCGGCCCTGCAACGCGCCACGCAGTTCGGCGAGGCGTTCGACCAGGAGGTCGTCGTCCTGGTCGTGGTCCCCACGGACGAGGACTACGTCCGCGAACGCGGCCTCGTCGACGAGGGCGAGGAGTACGACTCCGAGCTCTTCGCCCTCGAGCTCCGCGACGAGGCCGAGAAGATCGCCCCCGACGCGACGTTCCGGAGCGAGCGTGCGACCGACCCCGAGGACGAGCCGTACGCCTCCACGACGATGAACATCGTCCGGACCATCCGGCAGGTCGCCGGCGAGCTCGACGCCGAGATCGTCTTCCTCGGCAGCGAGAACGCCGCCAGCGTCTCACAGCCGCTCTCGAGCATCGGCGCGCCGGTCTCGAACGACCCCCGCTACGACGTCCACATCGTCAGGCACCCCGACTAG
- a CDS encoding DUF7097 family protein — protein sequence MEKTPRGTSVGVDDPYATVDRCDHLTDDGRCRYAAEHGHHDPEFARERHEDDLRCPAADPEGEWDWSDCPHFRARQRSKECVRCGLEERRVAHENERPLLEEHHLKYPDSEARRASDASGEQSDPQADHRKELAHEITVYICRWCHAKIHQSWARLDDDVAPDPEAIAEAEGRRSKEHEEFGFETAADRFGDGDGREG from the coding sequence ATGGAGAAGACGCCGCGGGGGACGTCGGTCGGAGTGGACGACCCCTACGCGACCGTCGACCGCTGCGACCACCTCACCGACGACGGCCGCTGCCGCTACGCCGCCGAGCACGGCCACCACGACCCCGAGTTCGCCCGCGAGCGCCACGAGGACGACCTGCGGTGTCCCGCGGCCGACCCTGAAGGGGAGTGGGACTGGAGCGACTGCCCCCACTTCCGGGCGCGGCAGCGCTCGAAGGAGTGCGTCCGCTGCGGGCTCGAGGAGCGCCGCGTCGCCCACGAGAACGAGCGGCCGCTGCTGGAGGAGCACCACCTGAAGTATCCGGACAGCGAGGCGCGACGCGCCTCGGACGCGAGCGGGGAGCAGAGCGACCCGCAAGCGGACCACCGGAAGGAGCTCGCCCACGAGATCACGGTGTACATCTGCCGGTGGTGTCACGCGAAGATCCACCAGTCGTGGGCGCGGCTCGACGACGACGTGGCGCCGGACCCCGAGGCCATCGCCGAGGCCGAGGGGCGCCGCTCGAAGGAGCACGAGGAGTTCGGCTTCGAGACCGCGGCCGACCGGTTCGGCGACGGCGACGGCCGGGAGGGGTGA